One genomic segment of Ictalurus punctatus breed USDA103 chromosome 12, Coco_2.0, whole genome shotgun sequence includes these proteins:
- the khdrbs1b gene encoding KH domain-containing, RNA-binding, signal transduction-associated protein 1b, translating to MENENKYLPQLLAERDSLDSSFMHAMKLLSAEIERVQKDEPEKDNETYLDLFTAKNIKLKERVLIPVKQYPKFNFVGKILGPQGNTIKRLQEETGAKISVLGKGSMRDKAKEESLRKSGEPKYAHLSMELHVFIEVFAPAPEAYMRMAHAMEEVKKFLFPDMMDEICQEQFMEMGYLNGSHEHSVRGRGGPMARGRGGPPPPRGRGMAPMRGGVPRGGPARGGAVRGAPAGRGGPPAQPGRGAVANRARAPAPGSQRMPPPPRPPAQESYEDYSYDESYAESGYESYDNYYSQPQAEPEYYDYGHGETQEGYENYAQDDWNGTQRASASGKAAAQRQTKGAYREHPYGRY from the exons ATGGAGAACGAGAACAAGTACCTCCCGCAGCTCCTGGCGGAAAGAGACAGCCTGGACTCGTCCTTCATGCACGCCATGAAACTTTTATCTGCAG AAATCGAGAGGGTTCAGAAAGATGAGCCGGAAAAAGACAATGAAACCTACTTGGATCTCTTCACGGCGAAGAATATCAAACTGAAGGAAAGAGTTCTCATTCCAGTCAAACAGTACCCAAAG tttaactTTGTTGGGAAGATTCTCGGGCCTCAAGGGAACACCATTAAGAGACTGCAGGAGGAGACGGGTGCCAAGATCTCAGTACTGGGCAAGGGATCTATGAGAGACAAAGCAAAG GAGGAGAGCTTGAGGAAGAGTGGCGAGCCCAAATACGCCCACCTGTCCATGGAACTCCACGTGTTTATCGAAGTGTTTGCTCCAGCGCCCGAAGCGTACATGCGCATGGCCCATGCTATGGAGGAGGTTAAGAAGTTTCTCTTCCCT GACATGATGGATGAAATTTGCCAGGAGCAGTTCATGGAGATGGGATATCTGAACGGAAGCCACGAACACAGCGTCCGAGGCAGAGGAGGCCCGATGGCCAGGGGGCGCGGAGGACCCCCGCCACCCAG GGGTCGAGGCATGGCACCGATGCGTGGCGGTGTTCCACGTGGTGGTCCAGCCAGAGGTGGTGCGGTGAGAGGAGCCCCAGCAGGGCGCGGAGGACCACCGGCTCAGCCTGGCAGAGGCGCCGTTGCCAACCGAGCCCGCGCTCCTGCCCCTGGGTCACAGAGGATGCCGCCTCCACCGCGCCCTCCTGCCCAGGAGTCTTATGAAGACTAT TCCTATGACGAAAGTTACGCAGAATCGGGCTACGAATCCTACGACAACTATTACAGTCAGCCACAGGC AGAGCCAGAGTATTATGACTATGGACACGGAGAGACACAGGAAGGATATGAGAATTATG CTCAAGATGACTGGAATGGAACGCAGCGTGCTTCTGCCAGTGGGAAAGCTGCCGCTCAGAGACAAACGAAGGGAGCGTACAGAGAACACCCGTATGGGCGATACTGA